The following are encoded together in the Gasterosteus aculeatus chromosome 7, fGasAcu3.hap1.1, whole genome shotgun sequence genome:
- the LOC120821315 gene encoding carbohydrate sulfotransferase 12-like isoform X1 — translation MGPSKGRLLLLTVGPTILIVLSSYQWDRIREERAERLHRRQELRKQLLRNTCDREEFAEGKRSLEDISDKQLENLIVDDKHGIIYCYIPKVACTNWKKVFLVLKQGQPYQDPMSIPSENVHHKINFALLNGFPRPEIKAKLKHYTKFLYVRDPFVRLISAYRDKFQKENEYFYHLYGRDILRTYANQADPPETAHEAFASGIHVSFYNFIQYLLDPQTVSPFEPHWRQMDSLCHPCLIQYGHFCQQGSTRYDFIGHQETLQEDAEQLLKMLMLEDHIRFPPSYENVTSRDSVSDWMGTVPLDERRKLYKLYEEDFRLFGYRKPSELLDG, via the exons CGGAACGGCTCCATCGGCGGCAGGAACTGAGAAAGCAGCTGCTAAGAAATACGTGTGACCGAGAGGAATTTGCTGAGGGGAAGCGCAGTTTGGAAGACATAAGTGACAAACAGCTGGAGAACCTGATTGTGGATGACAAGCACGGCATCATCTACTGCTACATTCCTAAG GTGGCGTGTACCAACTGGAAGAAGGTCTTCTTGGTCCTGAAACAGGGACAGCCATACCAGGACCCCATGTCCATACCGTCTGAGAATGTCCACCACAAAATCAACTTTGCTCTCCTAAACGGCTTCCCGAGGCCAGAGATTAAG GCAAAGCTGAAGCACTACACAAAGTTCCTGTACGTCCGGGACCCCTTTGTCCGCCTCATCTCCGCCTACCGAGACAAGTTCCAGAAGGAAAATGAGTACTTCTATCACTTATATGGCCGGGACATTCTGCGCACGTATGCCAACCAGGCTGATCCGCCCGAGACAGCACATGAGGCGTTTGCGTCCGGCATTCACGTCTCATTCTACAACTTTATTCAGTACCTGCTGGACCCGCAGACGGTGTCGCCCTTTGAACCCCACTGGAGGCAGATGGACAGTCTGTGCCACCCCTGCCTAATACAGTACGGCCATTTCTGCCAGCAGGGCAGCACAAG GTATGACTTCATCGGCCATCAGGAGACCCTTCAGGAGGACGCTGAACAGCTGCTGAAGATGCTGATGCTGGAAGACCACATTCGGTTCCCTCCTTCATACGAAAACGTGACTTCCCGGGATTCTGTGTCGGACTGGATGGGCACGGTGCCCCTGGACGAGAGGAGGAAACTCTACAAACTGTATGAGGAGGACTTCAGGCTTTTTGGCTACAGAAAGCCATCTGAACTGCTTGATGGTTGA